One genomic region from Coregonus clupeaformis isolate EN_2021a unplaced genomic scaffold, ASM2061545v1 scaf2977, whole genome shotgun sequence encodes:
- the LOC123489291 gene encoding post-GPI attachment to proteins factor 6-like, with amino-acid sequence MEIHILPSLLVLSFIATAFGDGGELTLVQELSAKPAQKLSRYGWYGNIRLTMFRIPDDTVAARWLFTVTRGSGFHCGTHNVTM; translated from the exons ATGGAAATTCACATACTGCCAAGTTTGCTGGTGTTGTCTTTCATAGCTACCGCTTTCGGCGATG GTGGTGAGCTGACGTTAGTTCAGGAGTTGTCTGCTAAGCCGGCCCAGAAGCTGTCTAGATACGGTTGGTATGGCAACATCAGGCTGACCATGTTCCGTATCCCGGACGACACCGTCGCCGCCCGCTGGCTGTTCACTGTAACCAGGGGCAGCGGTTTCCACTGTGGAACACACAACGTCACCATGTAA